In one Dermochelys coriacea isolate rDerCor1 chromosome 20, rDerCor1.pri.v4, whole genome shotgun sequence genomic region, the following are encoded:
- the ADGRE1 gene encoding adhesion G protein-coupled receptor E1 isoform X10 — protein sequence MKKQLITHLVGFCWLVCFKGTQHFSSAVNRCDDPMLCPDHATCTDALQGYYCTCQRGFVSTSGATEFTDPAVHCKKDMCAASSVCPAFATCENIPGSHRCACKRGFASSSGEQYFTDRKVKCNDIDECSLDPSLCGPSTVCTNKLGSYACKCPPGYLPPSQPGIPFSCTDINECLDLASCPASATCTNTPGSHFCTCNTGFASSSGELRFTEPAAQCNDIDECSRDPSPCGPSSVCTNTLGSYACTCPPGYLPPSQPGIPFNCTDVDECAPNPAICGPNASCINTPGSYTCQCSPGHLPSTPGPWVPGTTRCTDVASNDPVRKCHNRRLDAAHGSSPDNAAFCTLLTSTFSVLGDPYERKNSTISLVKAAAGFASILEQTPSWSNLSTEQLSTMATVFLQSVESIVLAAFANPAGNGSQTIQMEQLDVQTKVIEDGCPRKDSVISLEVKGETMKISCRTIQGTVARGTSPPPEGVRWISQACFSAAPFRMGMGSPSPHHQVAILHSPGWSGVCLLRGHGVHPEWQLLPWPKGHLSLDEFQGGECRPDQPDQDRFPGSSQLHLPEHHAKQQPRPAHLRLVGGHGLAWQLGSGRVRGPTQQCHSHHVQLQSRLQLGCPHGIGGDNALPLPLPGRPALPHRGGQPRPSAGVHHHCWPPALPLPGLLRLDVPGGRGALPHHPQPRGRQLFQHPQPQDAAPEPLRLRLPHPGGGRLGGGYAGGLRQAGKVSARAGELALCNRSLASGNHSLRPSTAKRRSGVK from the exons ATGAAGAAGCAGCTTATCACCCACCTTGTAG GCTTTTGCTGGCTCGTTTGCTTCAAGGGGACTCAGCATTTCTCCAGTGCTG TGAACAGGTGCGATGATCCAATGCTGTGCCCTGATCATGCAACGTGCACCGATGCTCTCCAGGGCTACTACTGCACCTGCCAACGTGGGTTCGTATCCACTTCGGGGGCCACGGAGTTCACCGATCCAGCCGTCCATTGCAAAA AGGACATGTGTGCAGCTTCATCTGTCTGTCCTGCTTTTGCAACCTGTGAAAACATCCCTGGGAGCCACCGCTGCGCCTGCAAACGTGGGTTTGCATCTAGCTCTGGGGAGCAGTACTTCACTGATCGAAAAGTGAAGTGCAACG ATATTGACGAATGTTCCCTGGACCCATCGCTCTGCGGCCCCAGCACCGTGTGCACCAACAAACTGGGCAGTTATGCCTGCAAGTGTCCCCCAGGCTACCTCCCCCCGAGCCAGCCTGGCATCCCGTTCAGCTGCACAG ATATCAACGAGTGTCTGGATCTGGCATCATGTCCTGCGTCCGCCACCTGCACCAACACCCCAGGAAGCCACTTCTGCACCTGCAATACCGGctttgcatccagttctggggaGCTGCGCTTCACTGAGCCAGCAGCGCAGTGCAACG ATATTGACGAATGTTCCCGGGACCCATCGCCCTGCggccccagctctgtgtgcaccAACACACTGGGCAGTTACGCTTGCACGTGTCCCCCAGGCTACCTCCCCCCGAGCCAGCCTGGTATCCCGTTCAACTGCACAG ATGTGGATGAATGTGCCCCAAACCCTGCAATCTGTGGGCCCAATGCCTCCTGCATCAACACACCTGGGAGCTACACCTGCCAGTGCTCACCAGGGCACCTTCCGTCCACACCAGGGCCGTGGGTACCTGGAACAACCCGCTGCACAG ATGTCGCTTCAAACGATCCGGTGAGGAAATGCCACAACCGAAGGCTAGACGCGGCTCACGGCTCATCCCCAGACAAT GCTGCCTTCTGCACTTTATTGACCTCCACCTTCAGCGTCTTGGGAGACCCCTATGAAAGGAAGAACTCCACCATCTCTCTGGTG AAAGCCGCTGCGGGATTTGCCTCCATCCTGGAGCAGACGCCCTCCTGGTCCAACCTGAGCACGGAGCAGCTCTCCACCATGGCCACTGTCTTCCTGCAGAGCGTGGAGAGCATCGTGCTGGCTGCCTTCGCCAACCCCGCCGGGAATGGGAGCCAGACCATCCAGATGGAACAACTGG ATGTCCAGACCAAAGTCATTGAGGACGGCTGCCCCAGAAAGGACTCAGTCATCAGCCTGGAAGTCAAAGGGGAGACCATGAAGATTAGCTGCAGAACAATCCAGGGAACAGTGGCACGAGGTACGTCACCACCACCAGAGGGTGTGAGATGGATTTCCCAGGCTTGCTTCTCAGCTGCCCCATTCAGGATGGgaatgggctcccccagcccTCACCACCAAGTGGCAATATTGCACAG CCCGGGCTGGAGTGGCGTTTGCCTCCTACGTGGGCATGGAGTCCATCCTGAATGGCAGCTTCTTCCATGGCCAAAGGGCCACCTCAGTCTGGATGAATTCCAGGGTGGTGAGTGCCGTCCTGACCAGCCAGACCAAGACCGATTTCCTGGATCCAGTCAACTACACCTTCCAGAACATCATG ccaaGCAGCAGCCCCGACCAGCTCATCTGCGTCTCGTGGGAGGCCACGGCCTGGCAtggcagctgggctcaggcagggTGCGGGGTCCTACACAGCAATGCCACTCACACCACGTGCAGCTGCAATCACGTCTCCAACTTGGCTGTCCTCATGGCATCGGGGGAGATAACG ctctgcctctgcctcttcctggccGACCTGCTCTTCCTCACCGCGGTGGACAGCCCCGGCCATCAG CTGGCGTGCACCATCATTGCTGGCCTCCTGCACTACCTCTTCCTGGCCTGCTTCGCCTGGATGTTCCTGGAGGCCGTGGTGCTCTTCCTCACCATCCGCAACCTCGGGGTCGTCAACTATTTCAGCACCCACAGCCCCAAGATGCGGCACCTGAGCCTCTTCGGCTACGGCTTCCCCACCCTGGTGGTGGCCGTCTCGGCGGTGGTTATGCCGGAGGGCTACGGCAGGCAGGAAAAGTGAGCGCCCGAGCTGGGGAACTGGCCCTTTGCAACCGCAGCCTAGCAAGTGGCAATCACTCGCTGCGCCCTTCCACGGCCAAGCGCCGCAGTGGCGTGAAATGA
- the ADGRE1 gene encoding adhesion G protein-coupled receptor E1 isoform X8, translating to MKKQLITHLVGFCWLVCFKGTQHFSSAVNRCDDPMLCPDHATCTDALQGYYCTCQRGFVSTSGATEFTDPAVHCKKDMCAASSVCPAFATCENIPGSHRCACKRGFASSSGEQYFTDRKVKCNDIDECSLDPSLCGPSTVCTNKLGSYACKCPPGYLPPSQPGIPFSCTDINECLDLASCPASATCTNTPGSHFCTCNTGFASSSGELRFTEPAAQCNDIDECSRDPSPCGPSSVCTNTLGSYACTCPPGYLPPSQPGIPFNCTDVDECAPNPAICGPNASCINTPGSYTCQCSPGHLPSTPGPWVPGTTRCTDVASNDPVRKCHNRRLDAAHGSSPDNAAFCTLLTSTFSVLGDPYERKNSTISLVKAAAGFASILEQTPSWSNLSTEQLSTMATVFLQSVESIVLAAFANPAGNGSQTIQMEQLDVQTKVIEDGCPRKDSVISLEVKGETMKISCRTIQGTVARGTSPPPEGVRWISQACFSAAPFRMGMGSPSPHHQVAILHSPGWSGVCLLRGHGVHPEWQLLPWPKGHLSLDEFQGGECRPDQPDQDRFPGSSQLHLPEHHAKQQPRPAHLRLVGGHGLAWQLGSGRVRGPTQQCHSHHVQLQSRLQLGCPHGIGGDNGRLPTVPRLPHRAGPLSAVPLPRHPHLPPEPFHPQREHLHPPAALPLPLPGRPALPHRGGQPRPSAGVHHHCWPPALPLPGLLRLDVPGGRGALPHHPQPRGRQLFQHPQPQDAAPEPLRLRLPHPGGGRLGGGYAGGLRQAGKVSARAGELALCNRSLASGNHSLRPSTAKRRSGVK from the exons ATGAAGAAGCAGCTTATCACCCACCTTGTAG GCTTTTGCTGGCTCGTTTGCTTCAAGGGGACTCAGCATTTCTCCAGTGCTG TGAACAGGTGCGATGATCCAATGCTGTGCCCTGATCATGCAACGTGCACCGATGCTCTCCAGGGCTACTACTGCACCTGCCAACGTGGGTTCGTATCCACTTCGGGGGCCACGGAGTTCACCGATCCAGCCGTCCATTGCAAAA AGGACATGTGTGCAGCTTCATCTGTCTGTCCTGCTTTTGCAACCTGTGAAAACATCCCTGGGAGCCACCGCTGCGCCTGCAAACGTGGGTTTGCATCTAGCTCTGGGGAGCAGTACTTCACTGATCGAAAAGTGAAGTGCAACG ATATTGACGAATGTTCCCTGGACCCATCGCTCTGCGGCCCCAGCACCGTGTGCACCAACAAACTGGGCAGTTATGCCTGCAAGTGTCCCCCAGGCTACCTCCCCCCGAGCCAGCCTGGCATCCCGTTCAGCTGCACAG ATATCAACGAGTGTCTGGATCTGGCATCATGTCCTGCGTCCGCCACCTGCACCAACACCCCAGGAAGCCACTTCTGCACCTGCAATACCGGctttgcatccagttctggggaGCTGCGCTTCACTGAGCCAGCAGCGCAGTGCAACG ATATTGACGAATGTTCCCGGGACCCATCGCCCTGCggccccagctctgtgtgcaccAACACACTGGGCAGTTACGCTTGCACGTGTCCCCCAGGCTACCTCCCCCCGAGCCAGCCTGGTATCCCGTTCAACTGCACAG ATGTGGATGAATGTGCCCCAAACCCTGCAATCTGTGGGCCCAATGCCTCCTGCATCAACACACCTGGGAGCTACACCTGCCAGTGCTCACCAGGGCACCTTCCGTCCACACCAGGGCCGTGGGTACCTGGAACAACCCGCTGCACAG ATGTCGCTTCAAACGATCCGGTGAGGAAATGCCACAACCGAAGGCTAGACGCGGCTCACGGCTCATCCCCAGACAAT GCTGCCTTCTGCACTTTATTGACCTCCACCTTCAGCGTCTTGGGAGACCCCTATGAAAGGAAGAACTCCACCATCTCTCTGGTG AAAGCCGCTGCGGGATTTGCCTCCATCCTGGAGCAGACGCCCTCCTGGTCCAACCTGAGCACGGAGCAGCTCTCCACCATGGCCACTGTCTTCCTGCAGAGCGTGGAGAGCATCGTGCTGGCTGCCTTCGCCAACCCCGCCGGGAATGGGAGCCAGACCATCCAGATGGAACAACTGG ATGTCCAGACCAAAGTCATTGAGGACGGCTGCCCCAGAAAGGACTCAGTCATCAGCCTGGAAGTCAAAGGGGAGACCATGAAGATTAGCTGCAGAACAATCCAGGGAACAGTGGCACGAGGTACGTCACCACCACCAGAGGGTGTGAGATGGATTTCCCAGGCTTGCTTCTCAGCTGCCCCATTCAGGATGGgaatgggctcccccagcccTCACCACCAAGTGGCAATATTGCACAG CCCGGGCTGGAGTGGCGTTTGCCTCCTACGTGGGCATGGAGTCCATCCTGAATGGCAGCTTCTTCCATGGCCAAAGGGCCACCTCAGTCTGGATGAATTCCAGGGTGGTGAGTGCCGTCCTGACCAGCCAGACCAAGACCGATTTCCTGGATCCAGTCAACTACACCTTCCAGAACATCATG ccaaGCAGCAGCCCCGACCAGCTCATCTGCGTCTCGTGGGAGGCCACGGCCTGGCAtggcagctgggctcaggcagggTGCGGGGTCCTACACAGCAATGCCACTCACACCACGTGCAGCTGCAATCACGTCTCCAACTTGGCTGTCCTCATGGCATCGGGGGAGATAACG GCAGGCTTCCCACTGTTCCTCGTCTCCCACATCGGGCTGGCCCTCTCTCTGCTGTGCCTCTTCCTCGCCATCCTCACCTTCCTCCTGAGCCGTTCCATCCGCAACGTGAACACCTCCATCCACCtgcagctctgcctctgcctcttcctggccGACCTGCTCTTCCTCACCGCGGTGGACAGCCCCGGCCATCAG CTGGCGTGCACCATCATTGCTGGCCTCCTGCACTACCTCTTCCTGGCCTGCTTCGCCTGGATGTTCCTGGAGGCCGTGGTGCTCTTCCTCACCATCCGCAACCTCGGGGTCGTCAACTATTTCAGCACCCACAGCCCCAAGATGCGGCACCTGAGCCTCTTCGGCTACGGCTTCCCCACCCTGGTGGTGGCCGTCTCGGCGGTGGTTATGCCGGAGGGCTACGGCAGGCAGGAAAAGTGAGCGCCCGAGCTGGGGAACTGGCCCTTTGCAACCGCAGCCTAGCAAGTGGCAATCACTCGCTGCGCCCTTCCACGGCCAAGCGCCGCAGTGGCGTGAAATGA